The following proteins are co-located in the Apium graveolens cultivar Ventura chromosome 5, ASM990537v1, whole genome shotgun sequence genome:
- the LOC141724360 gene encoding polyadenylate-binding protein RBP45-like, with protein sequence MQPAQAAPINPAHYHHQQQQQWYQQPPQFQQQPQPQLAQQQYAPPLQQQQQHYAPPQQQQQVYYPPPQAAVAAPATGDEIRTLWIGDLEYFMDEGYLANCFGGQSGEVLSAKVIRNKSTGQPEGYGFIEFVSRAVAERTLQTYNGTPMPTVQKNFRLNWASFGVGEKRPDDMIDYTIFVGDLAADVSDYTLQETFRAYYPSVRGAKVVIDKETSRSKGYGFVKFGDESEQLRAMTEMNGVMCSSRPMRIGPAANNKKSTGIQQPAKATYQITQGAQSEDDPNNTTIFVGGLDPSVSEEYLRQVFGVHGQLEHVKIPVGKRCGFVQFAERARAEEALSRLNGTQLGGQNIRLSWGRTPSNKQPQVDPNQWNGGGGGGGAGYYGYGQGYETYGYAPPSQGPNVSYGGYPGYANYPQNQQQQ encoded by the exons ATGCAACCAGCACAAGCAGCTCCAATCAACCCTGCTCACTACCACCACCAACAACAACAGCAATGGTATCAACAACCACCTCAGTTTCAACAACAGCCGCAGCCTCAGCTCGCGCAACAGCAGTACGCGCCGCCGcttcagcaacaacagcagcattACGCGCCTCCGCAACAGCAGCAGCAGGTGTATTACCCGCCGCCTCAGGCCGCCGTTGCGGCGCCGGCGACTGGAGATGAGATTCGTACCCTTTGGATCGGAGATTTGGAGTATTTTATGGATGAGGGTTATCTTGCTAACTGCTTTGGTGGTCAATCTGGAGAG GTTTTGTCTGCAAAAGTTATTCGTAACAAGTCCACTGGTCAGCCAGAAGGCTATGGCTTTATTGAGTTCGTGAGTCGTGCGGTAGCTGAGAGGACTTTGCAGACATATAATGGTACGCCAATGCCAACTGTTCAGAAAAATTTTAGGCTGAATTGGGCATCTTTTGGGGTTGGTGAAAAGCGTCCGGATGATATGATTGACTATACAATATTTGTTGGGGATTTGGCTGCCGATGTTTCGGACTACACTCTTCAGGAGACTTTCAGGGCATACTATCCATCGGTTAGAGGAGCAAAGGTTGTAATTGATAAGGAGACATCCCGCTCTAAGGGTTATGGTTTTGTCAAGTTTGGGGATGAGAGCGAACAGTTGCGAGCTATGACTGAGATGAATGGAGTTATGTGTTCAAGTAGGCCCATGCGTATTGGCCCAGCTGCTAACAACAAGAAGAGCACGGGAATTCAACAGCCCGCAAAAG CCACATACCAAATCACTCAAGGAGCTCAAAGTGAGGATGATCCAAATAATACTACA ATATTTGTTGGTGGTTTGGATCCTAGTGTGTCCGAAGAATATTTGAGGCAGGTGTTTGGCGTACATGGGCAATTGGAACATGTGAAAATTCCTGTAGGGAAGCGATGCGGCTTTGTTCAATTTGCTGAAAG AGCTCGTGCCGAGGAAGCTTTGAGTAGGTTGAACGGGACTCAGTTGGGTGGACAAAATATTAGGCTTTCTTGGGGTCGTACTCCTTCAAACAAACAG CCCCAAGTAGATCCCAACCAGTGgaatggtggtggtggtggtggtggtgctGGGTATTACGGGTATGGACAGGGATATGAAACTTATGGATATGCGCCACCTTCCCAAGGTCCTAATGTTTCTTATGGAGGTTACCCAGGTTATGCAAATTATCCCCAGAATCAGCAGCAACAGTAG